In Planctomycetia bacterium, one DNA window encodes the following:
- a CDS encoding PTS sugar transporter subunit IIA encodes MKLTDHLTPTLIKVPLAATDKKSAIAEMVDLLVQGGVTESRDTLLTAVMERENQRTTGIGLGFAIPHAKTDAVKTLVIALGRTAQPIDFAAIDGKPVNLIALLVSPSNATSQHIQALARLSRMVTSASLLQKLLDAPDARALYDLIAASDNAA; translated from the coding sequence ATGAAACTCACCGACCACCTCACGCCGACCCTGATCAAGGTCCCTCTCGCTGCAACGGACAAGAAATCCGCCATCGCCGAGATGGTTGATCTGCTTGTGCAGGGCGGCGTCACCGAGTCGCGTGACACGCTGCTGACCGCCGTCATGGAGCGGGAGAATCAGCGTACGACCGGCATCGGTCTGGGCTTCGCCATTCCACACGCCAAGACCGACGCGGTGAAGACGCTGGTCATCGCGCTGGGCCGCACGGCGCAGCCGATCGATTTCGCGGCGATCGACGGAAAACCGGTGAATCTGATCGCGCTGCTGGTCAGCCCGTCGAACGCGACAAGCCAGCACATCCAGGCGTTGGCGCGGTTGAGCCGAATGGTCACCAGCGCATCCCTTCTTCAGAAGCTGCTCGACGCCCCCGACGCCCGGGCGCTCTACGATCTCATCGCTGCCTCCGACAACGCGGCGTGA
- a CDS encoding DNA translocase FtsK, which produces MTRTDSHRQTLRNCRLIAALVFCTIAWVAILTFDPADWPNSAVWPHAEPVRNGCGRIGAWIAFHAFHYLGEGVYPLIAFLSLAAGWRLSRREVTGWKLRAAGLAVLVAATASWAAMFRGNHADALVEGPGGILGIAVATTLTRGFSRFGAGLVLLAATIIGLLLTVEDLLRRLPGTVGLLRGQFNRLGDAVRSASPARGRLTPVMMGAGNSATLAPPDAPRKRKPAAVPATEQADSNKPADDAANPETETVVADSVDEDALDVDPDSSAEADAPAKLKAPERELIIKMLGRDRVEGKAPKSAWPTELGDYVLPPLSLCRDPESRFTAGQEGVIREKAAILERTLAEFRIEVKVVEIDTGPVITMFELELSAGTKVSQIQSLANDIARALKAPAVRVVAPIPGKNTIGIEVPNTEKEKVRLKELIMLGGVKPTKMALPVFIGKNASGDPLIVDIATMPHMLVAGTTGSGKSVAINTLVMSILMTQRPDHVKLILVDPKMVELSVFKEIPHLMCPIVTDMQRAEMILEWATQKMDERYELLAEAGVRDIASFNKLGKEEVYNRFQPTSEEERRQIPTHLPYIVIIIDELADLMMTAGKEVEYHLSRLAQKSRAVGVHLIVATQRPQANVVTGLIKSNLPCRMSFRVSSRMDSRIVLDQNGAEVLMGEGDMLFLPPGSSKLVRAQGTYIEDDELRAVLKDLAAKAQPQFHHELVRLRPTGSEGEGERDPLFDRAVDIMVETGRGSVSLLQRRLEIGYSRASRLIDQMAAAGIVGEYKGSQAREVLLSQKEWDQIKKQRDHEVESGAFRGDMDAEDDDQFGTADLDDDNGVPDLIDEQSDLRD; this is translated from the coding sequence GTGACACGCACTGATTCGCATCGCCAAACGCTTCGCAACTGCCGGCTCATCGCGGCGCTGGTCTTTTGCACCATCGCGTGGGTCGCCATTCTTACCTTTGATCCTGCGGACTGGCCAAACTCCGCCGTCTGGCCACACGCCGAGCCGGTCCGCAACGGCTGCGGCCGCATCGGCGCCTGGATCGCCTTTCATGCCTTTCACTATCTCGGCGAGGGCGTTTATCCGTTGATTGCGTTCCTTTCGCTCGCCGCGGGCTGGCGGCTGTCGCGCCGCGAAGTAACGGGCTGGAAGCTTCGCGCGGCCGGGCTGGCGGTGCTGGTCGCCGCCACCGCGTCGTGGGCGGCCATGTTCCGCGGAAACCACGCCGATGCGCTGGTCGAAGGCCCCGGCGGAATCCTCGGCATCGCCGTTGCCACCACTCTGACACGCGGATTCTCGCGATTCGGCGCCGGACTCGTCCTGCTCGCCGCCACGATCATCGGCCTGTTGCTCACCGTGGAAGACCTGCTCCGCCGATTGCCCGGCACCGTAGGCCTGCTGCGCGGGCAGTTCAATCGATTGGGTGACGCCGTGCGATCCGCTTCGCCCGCTCGCGGCCGGCTCACGCCGGTCATGATGGGCGCGGGCAACTCGGCCACGCTCGCCCCGCCCGACGCGCCGCGCAAGCGCAAGCCCGCCGCCGTGCCGGCCACCGAACAGGCCGATTCCAACAAACCCGCCGACGACGCGGCCAATCCTGAAACCGAAACGGTGGTCGCCGATTCCGTCGACGAAGACGCCCTCGACGTGGATCCCGATTCCAGCGCCGAAGCCGACGCGCCCGCCAAGCTCAAGGCGCCCGAACGCGAGCTGATCATCAAGATGCTCGGGCGCGACCGCGTCGAAGGAAAAGCGCCCAAGAGCGCCTGGCCGACCGAACTGGGCGACTACGTGCTGCCGCCGCTGTCGCTGTGCCGCGATCCCGAATCGCGCTTCACCGCCGGTCAGGAAGGCGTCATCCGCGAGAAGGCGGCCATCCTCGAGCGCACGCTCGCCGAGTTTCGCATCGAGGTCAAAGTCGTCGAGATCGACACCGGACCGGTCATCACCATGTTCGAACTGGAGCTGTCGGCCGGCACGAAAGTCAGCCAGATTCAGTCGCTGGCCAACGACATCGCCCGCGCGCTGAAAGCACCGGCCGTGCGCGTCGTTGCGCCGATCCCCGGCAAGAACACCATCGGGATCGAAGTGCCCAACACCGAAAAGGAAAAGGTGCGGCTGAAAGAGCTGATCATGCTCGGCGGCGTCAAGCCGACCAAGATGGCGCTGCCTGTGTTCATCGGCAAGAACGCCAGCGGCGATCCGCTGATCGTCGACATCGCCACGATGCCGCACATGCTCGTCGCCGGCACGACCGGCAGCGGCAAGAGCGTCGCCATCAACACGCTGGTCATGTCGATTCTCATGACCCAGCGGCCCGATCACGTGAAACTCATTCTCGTTGATCCGAAAATGGTCGAGCTGTCGGTCTTCAAGGAAATCCCGCACCTGATGTGCCCGATCGTCACCGACATGCAGCGCGCCGAGATGATTCTCGAATGGGCGACGCAGAAAATGGACGAACGCTACGAGCTGCTCGCCGAGGCCGGCGTCCGCGACATCGCCAGCTTCAACAAGCTCGGCAAGGAAGAAGTCTACAACCGATTCCAGCCGACCAGCGAAGAGGAACGCCGCCAGATTCCCACGCACCTGCCGTACATCGTCATCATCATCGACGAATTGGCCGACCTGATGATGACCGCCGGCAAGGAAGTCGAGTATCACCTCTCGCGCCTGGCGCAAAAGAGCCGCGCCGTCGGCGTCCATCTCATCGTCGCCACGCAGCGGCCGCAGGCCAACGTCGTGACCGGCCTCATCAAGAGCAACCTGCCCTGCCGCATGTCGTTCCGCGTCTCGTCGCGCATGGATTCGCGCATCGTGCTCGATCAGAACGGCGCCGAGGTGCTGATGGGCGAGGGCGACATGCTCTTCCTGCCGCCGGGTTCGTCGAAACTGGTTCGCGCGCAGGGAACGTACATCGAGGACGATGAGCTGCGCGCCGTGTTGAAGGACCTCGCCGCCAAGGCCCAGCCGCAATTCCATCACGAGCTGGTGCGACTCCGCCCGACCGGCAGCGAAGGCGAGGGCGAGCGCGATCCGCTCTTTGACCGCGCCGTCGACATCATGGTCGAGACCGGTCGCGGCAGCGTCAGCCTCCTCCAGCGCCGACTGGAAATCGGTTACTCACGCGCGAGCCGCCTGATCGATCAGATGGCGGCCGCCGGTATCGTCGGCGAATACAAGGGCAGCCAGGCGCGCGAAGTCCTGCTGTCGCAAAAAGAATGGGATCAGATCAAGAAACAGCGCGATCACGAAGTCGAGTCGGGCGCCTTCCGCGGCGACATGGACGCGGAGGATGACGATCAATTCGGCACGGCCGATCTCGATGATGACAACGGTGTGCCTGACTTGATTGACGAGCAATCCGACCTGCGGGACTGA
- a CDS encoding thermonuclease family protein — translation MSLRRTCALTAVLDSDTLRLDIDGQATLIRLMDVHPPRARAGGSQPATAAGRRTLRWLREVIFKGVEEVQIEFYPDAPPVSNSGKRLAHVFVRGEHLNERMVREGFSPYFQKYGHSLHHHHALQSAEMWARYEGVGIWSELGSAAHYGALKRYWELRAGQVNGFRIARHLGEEILGARSHYDDILERARANAHAILFAEAARAYHLADGSMLLQLGSPQQAMSAVFPPRAHAIGAFVEREFVGDGKLNYLYFSGRMHLADGQPQIVIDGLEQISTTPLKSA, via the coding sequence ATGTCCCTGCGGAGAACGTGCGCGCTGACGGCTGTGCTGGACAGTGACACGTTACGGCTCGATATCGACGGTCAGGCGACCCTCATTCGTCTGATGGACGTGCATCCGCCGCGCGCCCGGGCCGGGGGCAGTCAACCGGCGACGGCGGCCGGTCGGAGGACCCTGCGCTGGTTGCGCGAGGTGATCTTCAAGGGCGTTGAGGAAGTTCAGATCGAGTTCTACCCCGACGCGCCGCCGGTCTCAAACAGCGGCAAGCGGCTGGCGCATGTGTTCGTGCGCGGCGAGCATTTGAACGAGCGGATGGTGCGCGAAGGGTTCAGCCCGTATTTCCAGAAATACGGACATTCGTTGCATCATCACCACGCGTTGCAGTCGGCCGAGATGTGGGCGCGGTACGAGGGCGTCGGCATCTGGAGCGAACTGGGCAGCGCGGCGCACTACGGCGCGCTGAAGCGATACTGGGAGCTGCGCGCCGGGCAGGTCAACGGATTTCGCATCGCGCGGCATCTGGGGGAGGAGATTCTCGGCGCGCGGTCGCATTATGACGACATCCTCGAGCGCGCTCGGGCCAATGCCCACGCGATTCTCTTCGCCGAGGCGGCGCGGGCGTACCACCTCGCCGACGGATCGATGCTGTTGCAACTGGGCAGCCCGCAGCAGGCCATGTCGGCCGTATTCCCGCCGCGAGCGCACGCGATCGGCGCGTTCGTCGAGCGTGAGTTCGTCGGCGATGGAAAATTGAATTATCTCTATTTTTCCGGCCGCATGCACCTGGCCGACGGCCAGCCGCAGATCGTGATCGACGGATTGGAGCAGATCAGCACGACGCCGCTCAAATCGGCGTAA
- the hutU gene encoding urocanate hydratase, with the protein MLTTIPDGQSQSAPREIRAPRGNTLTCKGWHQEAALRMLHNNLDPEVAEDPERLIVYGGTGKAARSWPDFDRIVRALRELENDETLLVQSGRAVGIVRTHEAAPRVLISNSMLVPKWATWEEFRKLEAMGLTMYGQMTAGSWIYIGTQGILQGTYETFGACARKHFGGTGKQDCGTGISPVNTPSPSQGEGRGEGLLAGKLIVTGGLGGMGGAQPLAGTMHGAVVLCAEVDRERIDKRLKTRYLDRVAGGIAEGIDEALRVKAARQAVSIAVVANAADLLRELVRRGVTPDLLTDQTSAHDPLNGYVPNGLPYDAALALRKSDPERYRRESMRTMAEHVACMLELQRRGAITFDYGNNIRAFAKEAAETGLARFEDLNPLFAIRNATFDPFAIPGFVPEYIRPLFCEGAGPFRWCALSGDPADIAVTDETILKLFPNNEHLARWITLAGERIAFQGLPARICWLGYGERAKAGLAFNELVRTGKVKAPIVIGRDHLDCGSVASPNRETEGMKDGSDAIADWPILNALANTACGASWVSVHHGGGVGIGYSIHAGMVAVADGTKLADERLARVLTCDPAMGVFRHVDAGYERAEDVAEERGVHLPGR; encoded by the coding sequence ATGCTCACGACGATCCCAGACGGCCAATCCCAATCCGCACCGCGCGAAATTCGTGCACCGCGCGGGAATACGCTCACCTGCAAGGGCTGGCATCAGGAAGCCGCCCTTCGAATGTTGCACAACAACCTCGACCCGGAAGTGGCCGAGGACCCCGAGCGGCTGATCGTCTATGGCGGCACGGGCAAGGCGGCGCGGAGCTGGCCCGACTTTGACAGGATCGTTCGGGCGCTGCGCGAGCTTGAGAACGACGAGACGCTGCTGGTGCAAAGCGGCCGGGCGGTGGGCATCGTCCGCACGCACGAGGCAGCCCCGCGCGTGCTGATTTCCAACTCCATGCTGGTGCCGAAATGGGCGACGTGGGAGGAGTTTCGCAAGCTGGAGGCGATGGGTCTGACGATGTACGGCCAGATGACGGCCGGCAGTTGGATCTACATCGGCACGCAGGGGATCTTGCAGGGGACGTATGAGACCTTCGGCGCGTGCGCGCGGAAGCACTTCGGTGGCACCGGGAAGCAGGATTGTGGCACAGGCATCTCGCCTGTGAACACACCCTCTCCCTCCCAGGGAGAGGGCCGGGGTGAGGGTCTGCTGGCCGGAAAGTTGATTGTGACCGGCGGCTTGGGCGGCATGGGCGGGGCGCAGCCGCTTGCGGGGACGATGCACGGGGCGGTGGTGCTGTGCGCCGAAGTGGACCGCGAGCGAATCGACAAGCGTCTCAAAACAAGGTATCTCGACCGCGTCGCCGGCGGCATCGCCGAGGGAATCGACGAGGCCCTGCGCGTCAAGGCCGCGCGGCAGGCCGTTTCGATCGCCGTCGTCGCCAATGCGGCCGACCTGCTGCGCGAGCTGGTCCGGCGAGGCGTCACGCCCGACCTCCTCACCGATCAGACCAGCGCCCACGACCCGCTGAACGGCTACGTCCCCAACGGCCTGCCCTACGACGCCGCGCTGGCACTTCGCAAGAGCGACCCGGAGCGCTATCGCCGCGAGTCGATGCGCACCATGGCGGAGCACGTCGCATGCATGCTCGAACTGCAACGCCGCGGCGCGATCACATTCGACTATGGCAACAACATCCGCGCCTTCGCCAAGGAAGCCGCCGAAACAGGCCTGGCCCGCTTCGAGGATCTCAATCCGCTGTTCGCCATCCGCAATGCGACATTCGATCCGTTCGCCATCCCCGGCTTCGTCCCCGAATACATCCGTCCCTTGTTCTGCGAGGGCGCCGGGCCGTTTCGATGGTGCGCCCTGTCGGGCGACCCGGCCGACATTGCCGTGACGGATGAGACGATCTTGAAGCTGTTCCCGAACAACGAACATCTCGCGCGGTGGATCACGCTCGCCGGTGAGCGCATCGCATTCCAGGGCCTGCCCGCGCGCATCTGCTGGCTCGGCTACGGCGAGCGCGCCAAGGCCGGCCTCGCCTTCAACGAACTCGTCCGCACCGGCAAGGTGAAAGCCCCCATCGTCATCGGCCGCGATCATCTCGACTGCGGCAGCGTCGCCAGCCCCAATCGCGAAACCGAGGGCATGAAGGACGGCAGCGACGCCATCGCCGACTGGCCGATCCTCAACGCGCTGGCCAACACGGCCTGCGGCGCGAGCTGGGTGAGCGTGCATCACGGCGGCGGCGTGGGGATCGGTTACTCGATCCATGCGGGCATGGTGGCCGTGGCCGACGGCACGAAGCTGGCGGATGAACGGCTCGCGCGCGTGCTGACGTGCGACCCGGCGATGGGCGTGTTTCGACACGTCGATGCGGGCTACGAGCGGGCCGAGGACGTGGCGGAGGAGCGGGGCGTGCACCTGCCCGGACGATAA
- the smpB gene encoding SsrA-binding protein SmpB yields the protein MSKDSSKSKKAESPRLTNKKARLNFEILERIEAGIALKGTEVKALRAGDASIAEAYARIDAGQVMLINFQIQPYKQGNQFNHDPKRPKRLLLHKREIKKLLARVTIKGQTLIPLSVYFNNRGLAKVELALARGKVNRDKRQDERKKQDLKDIARATRRGGL from the coding sequence GTGTCAAAAGATAGTTCCAAGTCAAAGAAAGCCGAATCTCCCCGCCTGACCAACAAAAAGGCCAGGTTGAACTTCGAGATTCTGGAGCGGATCGAAGCCGGAATCGCCCTTAAAGGCACCGAGGTCAAGGCTTTACGTGCCGGGGACGCCAGCATCGCCGAGGCTTACGCCCGGATCGACGCCGGCCAGGTCATGCTCATTAATTTCCAGATACAGCCCTATAAACAGGGTAATCAGTTCAACCACGATCCCAAGCGTCCCAAGCGGCTCCTGCTGCACAAGCGGGAGATCAAGAAGCTCCTGGCCCGCGTCACGATCAAGGGGCAGACGTTGATTCCATTAAGTGTCTATTTCAACAACCGCGGGCTGGCGAAGGTCGAACTGGCCCTGGCCCGCGGCAAGGTCAATCGCGACAAACGTCAGGATGAACGCAAAAAGCAGGACCTGAAGGACATCGCCCGCGCCACCCGCCGCGGAGGATTATGA